Proteins encoded in a region of the Carassius carassius chromosome 49, fCarCar2.1, whole genome shotgun sequence genome:
- the LOC132132663 gene encoding C3a anaphylatoxin chemotactic receptor-like, which translates to MEDYYFILEYPMRVISLVFFYLTLILGVPGNAFVVYVAGLKMKRTCNTVVFLNLAIADLLCCFLTLYYVIESKFDDYWPYGSTTCKIFHFVLLISMFASVFTLNLISLDRFTLVITPVWAQNHRSLFMARLSCAGAWILALIISLPFMMSREIYTENNETYCVHYQVDEEHSEMYRRLSVIRFLFGFLVPLMCITTCYGFIARKLGRSHFHSGRAFRVMLAVIVAFFLCWLPYHIVDLIIIYGDQSSYFVALAVDPLAVSLAYFNSCLNPILYVFMGQDFKSNVKLSLRRVFERAFSEEGTQMTRTTQSQQTHSL; encoded by the coding sequence ATGGaggattattatttcattttggaATATCCGATGAGAGTGATTTCTCTGGTCTTCTTCTACCTGACCTTGATCCTCGGTGTTCCTGGAAATGCCTTTGTCGTGTATGTTGCTGGATTGAAGATGAAGAGGACTTGTAATACAGTAGTGTTTCTGAATCTGGCGATTGCTGACCTCTTGTGCTGCTTTCTCACTCTTTACTATGTGATCGAGAGCAAATTTGATGATTACTGGCCGTACGGATCCACAACGTGCAAGATTTTCCACTTCGTTCTGCTCATCAGCATGTTTGCCAGTGTTTTCACCTTGAACTTGATTAGTCTGGATCGGTTTACTCTGGTGATCACACCGGTTTGGGCTCAGAATCATCGCAGCTTGTTCATGGCACGACTGTCCTGTGCAGGGGCCTGGATTCTGGCTTTAATTATCAGTCTGCCTTTTATGATGTCAAGAGAGATTTACACAGAAAATAATGAAACATACTGCGTGCATTATCAAGTTGATGAAGAGCATTCTGAAATGTATAGAAGGTTAAGCGTCATCAGATTTCTGTTTGGCTTTTTGGTTCCTCTCATGTGCATCACAACATGCTACGGATTCATCGCACGCAAGTTAGGCAGGAGTCATTTTCACTCTGGACGAGCGTTTCGCGTCATGCTGGCTGTAATTGTGGCATTTTTTCTGTGCTGGCTGCCGTATCACATAGTGGATTTGATAATAATATACGGAGATCAATCAAGTTACTTTGTGGCTTTGGCAGTGGATCCCCTGGCTGTCTCTTTGGCGTATTTCAACAGCTGTCTGAACCCCATTCTGTATGTTTTCATGGGGCAGGATTTTAAGAGCAATGTTAAACTTTCTCTAAGACGTGTTTTTGAAAGAGCCTTCTCTGAGGAGGGAACACAAATGACACGAACCACCCAGTCACAGCAAACCCACTCACTGTAG